From the genome of Erythrobacter litoralis, one region includes:
- a CDS encoding P1 family peptidase, which translates to MIKGRSAFGALLLLGMIVPAFGLMAETDSPPVHSVRARDLGVPFGGTPGPLNAITDVAGVEVGHTTLISGEGELLIGKGPVRTGVTAVLPRGKTFDPVYAGWFSLNGNGEMTGTTWIEESGWLEGPVMLTNTHSVGTVRDATIDWARRNGYYRALTGEPDVFWMLPVVAETYDGDLNDINGFHVTREHVFAALDQARSGPVTEGNVGGGTGMITHGFKGGIGTSSRIVTLQEGRYSIGVLVQSNYGVRETFTVAGVPVGREIADLGIEYAVRSEDTGSIIIVIATDAPLLPHQLKRLARRASMGIARNGSFAGNGSGDIFIAFSTANPGAWSREGTANVASLPNDSMSPLFLATIEATEEAVINAMIAARTMTGINGNRVHALPHGRLQEALRKYRRLDER; encoded by the coding sequence GTGATCAAAGGCAGGTCGGCGTTTGGCGCATTGCTACTGCTCGGGATGATTGTCCCGGCTTTCGGGCTCATGGCGGAAACGGACTCGCCACCCGTTCATTCGGTCCGGGCACGAGACCTCGGAGTTCCTTTTGGTGGCACTCCGGGGCCACTCAACGCCATCACCGATGTCGCTGGCGTGGAGGTCGGGCACACGACGCTTATATCGGGCGAGGGCGAGCTGCTCATTGGCAAGGGTCCGGTGCGCACGGGCGTGACGGCGGTTCTTCCGCGGGGGAAGACCTTCGATCCGGTCTACGCCGGGTGGTTCTCGCTCAATGGCAATGGCGAGATGACCGGCACGACTTGGATCGAGGAGTCCGGTTGGCTCGAAGGGCCGGTGATGCTCACTAACACCCATAGTGTCGGCACCGTGCGCGATGCGACGATCGATTGGGCGCGCAGGAACGGTTACTATCGCGCACTGACCGGAGAGCCTGACGTGTTCTGGATGCTGCCGGTCGTGGCGGAAACCTATGATGGCGACCTCAACGACATCAACGGGTTCCATGTGACTAGGGAACACGTATTTGCCGCACTTGATCAGGCAAGGTCGGGTCCGGTGACCGAGGGGAACGTCGGCGGCGGGACCGGCATGATCACCCACGGCTTCAAGGGCGGCATCGGCACATCGTCGCGCATCGTCACATTGCAAGAGGGCCGCTACTCCATAGGCGTGCTGGTCCAGTCCAACTACGGCGTTCGCGAGACATTCACGGTTGCCGGTGTCCCGGTCGGCCGCGAGATCGCCGATCTCGGAATCGAATATGCAGTTCGCAGCGAAGACACCGGATCGATCATCATTGTGATCGCCACGGATGCCCCCTTACTGCCGCATCAATTAAAGCGCCTCGCACGCCGCGCGAGCATGGGCATCGCAAGGAACGGCTCCTTCGCTGGGAACGGCTCCGGCGATATCTTCATTGCCTTTTCAACCGCCAATCCCGGAGCATGGAGCCGCGAGGGGACAGCAAATGTGGCAAGCCTGCCGAACGACTCGATGAGCCCGCTGTTTCTAGCGACCATCGAGGCAACCGAAGAGGCCGTGATCAATGCCATGATCGCCGCGCGAACCATGACTGGAATCAACGGCAACAGGGTCCATGCCCTCCCGCATGGCCGATTGCAGGAAGCCTTGCGCAAATATCGACGACTTGACGAGCGATGA
- a CDS encoding response regulator transcription factor — MDVVNIFLTSDLADRLEDFVHDQRRFTFDRLGPAGPERLVEGPMWAFVDWVMNDLAGLEMCRRLRADPRTAEAHVTMVLEEDDAEDRRRALRAGADDYMVGPLDRTAVLDRVLALQTRSPERHSARRYEIGPLSIDMAALQARWDGEPIQLRPNEFRLLRFFAENPNRVLSREDLINGLGKREPPIDERTVDVWVGRLRRAIKGARGGNPLRTVRSMGYVFDLN; from the coding sequence ATGGACGTCGTCAACATCTTCCTCACCAGCGACCTCGCGGACCGCCTCGAGGATTTCGTCCATGACCAGCGCCGCTTCACCTTCGACCGGCTCGGCCCGGCGGGGCCTGAACGCCTGGTCGAAGGGCCGATGTGGGCCTTCGTCGACTGGGTGATGAACGATCTTGCGGGGCTCGAGATGTGCCGCCGCCTGCGCGCCGATCCGCGCACCGCCGAAGCGCATGTGACCATGGTGCTGGAAGAGGACGACGCCGAGGATCGCCGCCGCGCGCTGCGGGCCGGAGCGGACGATTACATGGTCGGGCCGCTCGACCGGACCGCCGTGCTCGACCGGGTGCTCGCGCTGCAGACCCGCTCTCCCGAACGCCATTCGGCGCGCCGCTACGAGATCGGCCCGCTTTCGATCGACATGGCCGCGCTGCAGGCGCGCTGGGACGGCGAGCCGATCCAGCTTCGCCCCAACGAATTCCGCCTGCTGCGCTTCTTTGCCGAGAACCCGAACCGGGTGCTTTCGCGCGAGGACCTCATCAACGGCCTCGGCAAGCGGGAGCCCCCGATCGACGAGCGCACGGTCGACGTATGGGTCGGCCGCCTGCGCCGCGCGATCAAGGGCGCGCGCGGCGGCAATCCGCTGCGCACCGTGCGTTCGATGGGCTATGTCTTCGATCTGAACTGA